A single region of the Nocardioides ochotonae genome encodes:
- a CDS encoding EamA family transporter, giving the protein MASVTHDATVSAAAGRRLATGLGFAVASALSFGMSGSLARGLLDTGWSPGAVVLVRVGMAALLVLPFGLVALRGRWSLLRDNAGVVTLYGLLAVAGAQFCYFSAVQHMQVAPALLIEYTAPAAVVGWMWLRHGHRPGAVTLTGAAVSVAGLVLVLDVFSGAELSVVGVLWALGAMVGAASYFVISADESFGLPPMVLAAGGLVVGTVVLGTLAVLGVLPMSAGTTPAQYAVGEVSWWVPLVALGVVTAAIAYTTGIAAGRRLGSRLASFVALLEVVAAVGFAWLLLHELPGWVQLAGGLLVLVGVVGVQAGERTVVRVEPTI; this is encoded by the coding sequence ATGGCATCAGTGACCCATGACGCGACGGTCTCGGCGGCCGCCGGGCGGCGTCTGGCGACCGGCCTCGGCTTCGCCGTGGCCTCCGCTCTCAGCTTCGGCATGTCCGGCTCGCTCGCGCGGGGGTTGCTCGACACGGGCTGGAGCCCCGGAGCCGTCGTCCTGGTGCGGGTCGGCATGGCCGCGCTCCTGGTGCTGCCCTTCGGGCTCGTGGCCCTGCGCGGGCGGTGGTCGCTGCTGCGCGACAACGCCGGCGTCGTGACTCTCTACGGCCTGCTCGCCGTCGCGGGGGCGCAGTTCTGCTACTTCTCGGCCGTGCAGCACATGCAGGTGGCGCCGGCGCTCCTGATCGAGTACACCGCCCCCGCCGCCGTCGTGGGCTGGATGTGGCTGCGCCACGGCCACCGTCCGGGCGCGGTGACACTCACCGGCGCGGCCGTGTCCGTCGCCGGTCTGGTGCTGGTGCTCGATGTGTTCTCCGGCGCCGAGCTGAGCGTCGTCGGCGTGCTGTGGGCGCTCGGTGCGATGGTGGGGGCCGCGTCCTACTTCGTGATCTCCGCCGACGAGAGCTTCGGGCTGCCGCCGATGGTGCTCGCTGCCGGCGGGCTGGTGGTCGGCACCGTCGTCCTCGGCACCCTCGCGGTGCTCGGCGTACTGCCCATGTCGGCGGGGACCACCCCGGCGCAGTACGCCGTCGGCGAGGTCTCCTGGTGGGTCCCCCTGGTCGCCCTGGGCGTGGTCACCGCGGCGATCGCCTACACCACCGGCATCGCCGCCGGCCGGCGGCTCGGCTCCCGGCTGGCGTCGTTCGTCGCGCTGCTCGAGGTCGTCGCCGCGGTGGGGTTCGCCTGGCTGCTCCTGCACGAGCTGCCCGGCTGGGTCCAGCTCGCCGGTGGCCTGCTGGTGCTCGTCGGCGTGGTCGGCGTCCAGGCCGGCGAGCGCACCGTCGTGCGCGTCGAGCCCACGATCTGA
- a CDS encoding CGNR zinc finger domain-containing protein → MTFAHDTAVSLQAAAALANSALPPDTLTSVADLDEFYAAWEYTGRREGTRAELDDVRALRPRLRELLTAERDAAVDLVNAMLREGAALPQLVRHDDWDWHLHAVDPDAPLVTRICVETAMAMTDVIRADELSRLGVCADEDCEGVVVDLSRNRSKRFCSVACGNRNAVAAYRARQSSVPAG, encoded by the coding sequence GTGACCTTCGCTCATGACACCGCCGTGTCCCTGCAGGCCGCCGCCGCTCTCGCGAACTCCGCCCTGCCCCCCGACACCCTGACGTCCGTCGCCGATCTCGACGAGTTCTACGCCGCCTGGGAGTACACCGGCCGGCGCGAGGGGACGCGCGCCGAGCTCGACGACGTGCGCGCCCTGCGCCCGCGGCTGCGCGAGCTGCTCACCGCCGAGCGCGACGCAGCCGTCGACCTGGTCAACGCGATGCTGCGCGAGGGGGCGGCGCTCCCCCAGCTGGTGCGCCACGACGACTGGGACTGGCACCTGCACGCGGTGGATCCCGACGCCCCGCTGGTGACCCGCATCTGTGTCGAGACCGCGATGGCGATGACCGACGTCATCCGTGCCGACGAGCTGAGCCGCCTCGGCGTCTGCGCCGACGAGGACTGCGAGGGCGTCGTCGTGGACCTCTCGCGCAACCGCTCCAAGCGGTTCTGCTCGGTGGCCTGCGGCAACCGCAACGCCGTGGCCGCCTACCGCGCCCGCCAGTCCTCGGTCCCGGCCGGCTGA
- a CDS encoding endo alpha-1,4 polygalactosaminidase, protein MTPRRGTTLGALVLLVLLVLLAGVPGAGAAAGPSADADRPRALPVGTDADYQLGGVRAVPARVGIVVRDRGAEPVPGRYNVCYVNGFQTQPDERRFWRARPGLVLRQDGRPVADTEWGEWLLDLRTPATRERLARVVGRWTRACARDGFDAVELDNLDSFTRSRGLLTRGQAVAFARLLIRDAHAAGLAVGQKNLPGLRGSRLGFDFAVAEECGRYAECRRYAASYGRRVLAVEYRARDFRRTCRNRAAAWAVVLRDRAVSPRGVRRWC, encoded by the coding sequence GTGACCCCGCGGCGGGGGACCACGCTCGGTGCCCTCGTGTTGCTGGTGCTGCTCGTGCTGCTCGCCGGGGTGCCGGGAGCTGGCGCGGCCGCCGGGCCGTCGGCGGATGCGGATCGGCCACGGGCGCTGCCGGTCGGCACGGACGCCGACTACCAGCTCGGCGGGGTGCGGGCGGTGCCGGCGCGGGTCGGCATCGTGGTGCGCGACCGGGGCGCCGAGCCGGTGCCCGGGCGCTACAACGTCTGCTACGTCAACGGCTTCCAGACCCAGCCCGACGAGCGCCGGTTCTGGCGCGCGCGACCGGGGCTGGTGCTGCGCCAGGACGGCCGGCCGGTCGCCGACACGGAGTGGGGCGAGTGGCTGCTCGACCTGCGTACGCCGGCCACGCGCGAGCGGCTGGCGCGGGTGGTCGGGCGCTGGACCCGCGCCTGCGCGCGCGACGGCTTCGACGCCGTCGAGCTCGACAACCTCGACTCCTTCACCCGCAGCCGCGGGCTGCTGACCCGCGGGCAGGCCGTCGCCTTCGCGCGGCTGCTCATCCGCGACGCGCACGCGGCCGGCCTGGCTGTCGGGCAGAAGAACCTGCCGGGGCTGCGCGGCTCGCGGCTCGGCTTCGACTTCGCGGTGGCCGAGGAGTGCGGGCGCTACGCCGAGTGCAGGCGCTACGCGGCGTCGTACGGTCGGCGGGTGCTGGCGGTGGAGTACCGCGCCCGGGACTTCCGGCGGACCTGCCGGAACCGCGCCGCGGCGTGGGCGGTCGTGCTGCGCGATCGGGCGGTGTCGCCGCGCGGTGTGCGTCGGTGGTGCTGA
- a CDS encoding glutaminase, which produces MVRHYDVAATPRAVWWGVEMRSPIPDYLTEVLDACTDDTEGELAAYIPELAQADPDRLGLALATVDGQVYGVGDHDVAFTIQSISKPFAYALAIAEHGLDAVLERVGVEPSGDAFNELSLELGTGRPFNPMINAGALTAHALLDDETVQRGFSAFAGRKLEVDETVLASELAEADRNRAIAFMLRSHGIIEADAQEVVEGYTRQCSLLVTARDLAVMAATLASGGVHPVTGERVVAHAVTRQVMAVMATCGMYDAAGDWFTSVGIPAKSGVAGGLIGALPGQAGLATFSPRLDRHGNSVRGVQVFERLSRDMGMHLMEVPPPARSLMRSRTRMPGDAGEGWVFELEGSVNFVGMERVLRDLSDEPPSNRGVLLDLTRVTEVRDVGRRMLLEAVRRLVHDGHEVTLVDPDAMLEAFPDDHADGDLDAGDGVHVPVRRSR; this is translated from the coding sequence ATGGTCCGACACTACGACGTCGCGGCAACCCCGCGGGCGGTGTGGTGGGGTGTCGAGATGCGCTCCCCGATCCCGGACTACCTGACCGAGGTGCTCGACGCCTGCACCGACGACACGGAGGGCGAGCTGGCCGCCTACATCCCCGAGCTGGCGCAGGCCGACCCCGACCGGCTCGGGCTGGCGCTGGCGACCGTCGACGGCCAGGTGTACGGCGTGGGCGACCACGACGTCGCCTTCACCATCCAGTCGATCTCCAAGCCCTTCGCCTACGCCCTGGCCATCGCCGAGCACGGCCTGGACGCGGTGCTCGAGCGGGTCGGGGTCGAACCCTCGGGCGACGCCTTCAACGAGCTGTCGCTGGAGCTGGGCACCGGGCGTCCGTTCAACCCGATGATCAACGCCGGCGCGCTGACCGCGCACGCCCTGCTCGACGACGAGACCGTTCAGCGCGGGTTCTCCGCCTTCGCCGGCCGCAAGCTCGAGGTCGACGAGACCGTCCTCGCCTCCGAGCTCGCCGAGGCCGACCGCAACCGCGCGATCGCATTCATGCTGCGCAGCCACGGCATCATCGAGGCCGACGCGCAGGAGGTGGTCGAGGGCTACACCCGACAGTGCTCGCTGCTGGTGACCGCGCGCGACCTGGCGGTCATGGCCGCCACCCTCGCCAGCGGCGGGGTGCACCCGGTGACCGGCGAGCGGGTGGTCGCCCACGCCGTCACCCGCCAGGTGATGGCGGTGATGGCGACCTGCGGCATGTACGACGCCGCGGGCGACTGGTTCACCAGCGTCGGCATCCCGGCCAAGAGCGGCGTCGCCGGCGGGCTGATCGGCGCCCTCCCCGGCCAGGCCGGCCTGGCGACGTTCTCGCCGCGCCTGGACCGCCACGGCAACTCGGTGCGCGGCGTACAGGTCTTCGAACGGCTCTCCCGTGACATGGGCATGCACCTCATGGAGGTGCCGCCGCCGGCCCGCTCCCTGATGCGCAGCCGCACCCGGATGCCCGGCGACGCCGGTGAGGGCTGGGTCTTCGAGCTCGAGGGCTCGGTGAACTTCGTGGGCATGGAGCGGGTGCTACGCGACCTGTCCGACGAGCCGCCGTCGAACCGGGGCGTGCTACTCGACCTGACCCGGGTCACCGAGGTCCGCGACGTGGGCCGGCGCATGCTCCTGGAGGCGGTACGCCGCCTGGTGCACGACGGTCACGAGGTCACGCTCGTGGACCCGGACGCGATGCTCGAGGCGTTCCCCGACGACCACGCCGACGGCGACCTGGACGCCGGCGACGGGGTCCACGTGCCGGTGCGACGCAGCCGCTGA
- a CDS encoding SRPBCC family protein yields MTHDTRLETSRTIAAPAADIFALLCDPHGHVAVDATGMLQDASGDPVRAAGDSFVVHMDRESLNDIPEMGRYDVTVTIRDLEPDRLISWTILGRVRPQIGHVYGYRLSPDPEHPEDPARTLVTSFYDWSDIHPDWAALDMFPVVSEAALRATLGILDRTVRRGYPRPEQPRPTSAD; encoded by the coding sequence GTGACCCACGACACCCGCCTGGAGACCTCGCGCACCATCGCCGCGCCCGCCGCCGACATCTTCGCCCTGCTCTGCGACCCCCACGGCCACGTGGCCGTGGATGCCACCGGGATGCTCCAGGACGCGAGCGGGGACCCGGTCCGCGCCGCCGGGGACAGCTTCGTGGTGCACATGGACCGCGAGTCGCTCAACGACATCCCGGAGATGGGCCGCTACGACGTCACCGTGACGATCCGTGACCTCGAGCCGGACCGGCTGATCTCGTGGACGATCCTGGGCCGGGTGCGCCCGCAGATCGGGCACGTCTACGGCTACCGCCTCTCCCCCGACCCCGAGCACCCCGAGGACCCGGCGCGCACCCTGGTGACGTCGTTCTACGACTGGTCCGACATCCACCCGGACTGGGCGGCCCTGGACATGTTCCCGGTCGTCTCCGAGGCCGCGCTGCGCGCGACCCTGGGGATCCTGGACCGCACGGTGCGCCGCGGCTACCCCCGACCGGAGCAGCCGCGGCCCACCAGCGCCGATTGA
- a CDS encoding 3-hydroxyacyl-CoA dehydrogenase family protein, protein MTSAPATPAASRPFTTIGVVGLGTMGAGVAEVFARTGHRVVGVELDEETLARGRAHLEHSTARAVRGGKLSEAEQAEILGRITLTTSLRDLADADLVLEAIPESMEAKKQVFRELDTIVGPDAILATNTSSLSVTDLSAATARPGRVVGTHFFNPAPVQDLVEVVRTVVTEQSVLDDVTALVRTLGKTPVVCGDKAGFIANTLLFGYLNHAVSMYENKYASREDIDAAMRYGCGYPMGPLALLDLIGLDTAYEILDTMYKQGRDRLHAPAPILKQMVTAGLLGRKTGRGFYTYEGPDSPVVVPDDKTPSADARPQLRHDIARVGVVGTGTMATGIVEVFAKAGFEVVYVGRSEAKVAGVRAAIEKSLDKAVQRGKLPEAAKGEVLARLTGATSLDELASVDIVVEAIAEDLEVKTTLFANLDEICKPGAILATTTSSLPIITCAQATTRPRDVVGMHFFNPAPIMKLVEVVSTVATDEAVTETTRALCEKVGKVAVSCTDRAGFIVNALLFPYLNDAVRMLEAHYASADDIDSAMKLGCALPMGPFELLDVVGNDVSLAIQRELYLEFREPGFAPAPLLEHLVTAGYLGRKTGRGFRDHSRR, encoded by the coding sequence ATGACGAGCGCCCCCGCAACGCCCGCAGCCTCCCGCCCCTTCACGACCATCGGCGTCGTCGGACTCGGCACCATGGGTGCCGGGGTCGCCGAGGTCTTCGCCCGCACCGGCCATCGCGTCGTCGGTGTCGAGCTCGACGAGGAGACGCTGGCCCGGGGCCGCGCCCACCTGGAGCACTCCACCGCCCGCGCCGTGCGCGGCGGCAAGCTCAGTGAGGCCGAGCAGGCGGAGATCCTGGGCCGGATCACCCTGACCACCTCGCTGCGGGACCTCGCCGACGCCGACCTGGTGCTCGAGGCGATCCCGGAGTCGATGGAGGCCAAGAAGCAGGTCTTCCGCGAGCTCGACACGATCGTGGGCCCCGACGCGATCCTGGCGACCAACACCTCCTCGCTGTCGGTGACCGACCTGTCCGCCGCGACCGCGCGGCCGGGACGGGTGGTCGGCACCCACTTCTTCAACCCCGCGCCCGTGCAGGACCTCGTGGAGGTCGTGCGCACGGTGGTCACCGAGCAGTCGGTCCTCGACGACGTCACCGCGCTGGTGCGGACGCTGGGGAAGACCCCGGTGGTCTGCGGCGACAAGGCTGGGTTCATCGCCAACACGCTGCTGTTCGGCTACCTCAACCACGCGGTGTCGATGTACGAGAACAAGTACGCCTCCCGCGAGGACATCGACGCCGCGATGCGCTACGGCTGCGGCTACCCGATGGGCCCGCTGGCGCTGCTGGACCTGATCGGCCTCGACACGGCGTACGAGATCCTGGACACGATGTACAAGCAGGGCCGCGACCGCCTGCACGCCCCGGCGCCGATCCTCAAGCAGATGGTCACCGCGGGCCTGCTGGGCCGCAAGACCGGTCGCGGCTTCTACACCTACGAGGGTCCCGACAGTCCGGTCGTGGTCCCCGACGACAAGACGCCGTCCGCCGACGCGCGCCCGCAGCTGCGCCACGACATCGCCCGGGTCGGCGTCGTCGGCACCGGCACGATGGCGACCGGCATCGTCGAGGTGTTCGCCAAGGCGGGCTTCGAGGTGGTGTACGTCGGGCGCTCGGAGGCGAAGGTCGCCGGGGTGCGCGCCGCGATCGAGAAGTCGCTGGACAAGGCGGTGCAGCGCGGCAAGCTGCCCGAGGCGGCCAAGGGCGAGGTGCTCGCCCGGCTGACCGGCGCCACCTCGCTCGACGAGCTCGCGTCGGTGGACATCGTGGTGGAGGCGATCGCGGAGGACCTCGAGGTCAAGACGACGCTGTTCGCGAACCTCGACGAGATCTGCAAGCCCGGCGCGATCCTGGCCACGACGACCTCCTCGCTGCCGATCATCACCTGCGCGCAGGCGACCACCCGGCCCCGCGACGTGGTCGGCATGCACTTCTTCAACCCGGCGCCGATCATGAAGCTGGTCGAGGTGGTCTCCACCGTCGCCACCGACGAGGCGGTCACCGAGACCACCCGGGCGCTGTGCGAGAAGGTCGGCAAGGTCGCGGTCAGCTGCACCGACCGGGCGGGCTTCATCGTCAACGCGCTGCTGTTCCCCTACCTCAACGACGCGGTGCGGATGCTCGAGGCGCACTACGCCAGCGCCGACGACATCGACTCCGCGATGAAGCTGGGCTGCGCGCTGCCGATGGGACCCTTCGAGCTGCTCGACGTGGTCGGCAACGACGTCTCGCTGGCGATCCAGCGGGAGCTCTACCTGGAGTTCCGCGAGCCCGGCTTCGCGCCGGCCCCGCTGCTGGAGCACCTGGTGACCGCGGGCTACCTCGGTCGCAAGACCGGGCGCGGGTTCCGCGACCACTCGCGTCGCTAG
- a CDS encoding GNAT family N-acetyltransferase, with the protein MADHLSPAGAAGTPPKPSAVRRDVRPAAPRDLRRLAAVEAAADAVLLEALGVTAGEAGWGAPVDGRDRDLLPGFVLVAGDPPVGFAHVVVVDGDAHLEQLAVHPEHARQGIGAALVQAAREEARWAGHDRLSLTTYRDVAFNAPFYRRLGFSEVARPSAWQQRLLADERARGLERPGERVLLDIALW; encoded by the coding sequence ATGGCCGACCACCTCAGCCCGGCGGGCGCCGCGGGCACGCCCCCGAAGCCCTCCGCGGTACGCCGCGACGTACGACCGGCTGCGCCGCGCGACCTGCGCCGGCTGGCGGCGGTGGAGGCCGCTGCCGACGCGGTGCTCCTCGAGGCGCTCGGCGTCACGGCCGGCGAGGCCGGCTGGGGTGCGCCCGTCGACGGACGCGACCGCGACCTGCTGCCGGGCTTCGTGCTGGTGGCCGGGGATCCGCCGGTCGGCTTCGCCCACGTCGTCGTGGTCGACGGGGACGCCCACCTCGAGCAGCTCGCCGTCCATCCGGAGCACGCCCGCCAGGGGATCGGGGCCGCGCTGGTGCAGGCGGCCCGCGAGGAGGCCCGGTGGGCCGGGCACGACCGGCTCTCGCTGACGACGTACCGCGACGTCGCCTTCAATGCCCCGTTCTACCGGCGGCTGGGCTTCTCCGAGGTCGCCCGTCCGAGCGCGTGGCAGCAGCGGCTGCTCGCCGACGAGCGGGCGCGCGGCCTGGAGCGGCCGGGGGAGCGGGTGCTGCTCGACATCGCGCTCTGGTGA
- the nucS gene encoding endonuclease NucS, which produces MRLVVAKCQIDYAGRLTAHLPMATRVLMIKADGSVLVHSDGGSYKPLNWMSPPCTLREGTTEDGVPEWTVTSTKTDDTLRILLDEVISDSSHDLGVDPGLQKDGVEKHLQELLAEHPATLAPGLTLVRREFPTAIGPVDLMCRDADGRSVAVEIKRRGDIDGVEQLTRYLELLNRDPLLTTNGAVSGVFAAQQIKPQARVLAEDRGIRCVTVDYDALRGLDDPSHRLF; this is translated from the coding sequence GTGAGACTCGTCGTTGCGAAGTGCCAGATCGACTACGCCGGTCGGCTCACCGCCCACCTGCCGATGGCCACCCGGGTGCTGATGATCAAGGCCGACGGCTCGGTGCTCGTGCACTCCGACGGCGGCTCCTACAAGCCGCTGAACTGGATGTCGCCGCCGTGCACCCTGCGCGAGGGCACCACCGAGGACGGCGTGCCGGAGTGGACGGTCACCAGCACCAAGACCGACGACACCCTGCGGATCCTGCTGGACGAGGTCATCAGCGACTCCAGCCACGACCTCGGCGTGGACCCCGGCCTGCAGAAGGACGGCGTCGAGAAGCACCTGCAGGAGCTGCTCGCCGAGCACCCCGCCACCCTCGCGCCCGGCCTGACGCTGGTGCGCCGGGAGTTCCCCACCGCGATCGGCCCGGTCGACCTGATGTGCCGTGACGCCGACGGCCGCAGCGTGGCCGTGGAGATCAAGCGCCGCGGCGACATCGACGGCGTCGAGCAGCTCACCCGCTACCTCGAGCTGCTCAACCGCGACCCGCTGCTGACCACCAACGGCGCGGTGAGCGGCGTCTTCGCCGCCCAGCAGATCAAGCCCCAGGCCCGGGTGCTCGCCGAGGACCGCGGCATCCGCTGCGTCACGGTGGACTACGACGCCCTGCGCGGCCTCGACGACCCGAGCCACCGGCTGTTCTAA
- a CDS encoding DUF952 domain-containing protein → MRIFHVATRADWEAAQASGAYTTSTRGTSLAEEGFIHAARAEQWEAVHAAYYADATEPLVLLEIDTDLLDVPVVEEPPTPGATETFPHVYGALPPAAVVAVRAI, encoded by the coding sequence ATGCGCATCTTCCACGTCGCCACCCGCGCCGACTGGGAGGCGGCGCAGGCGTCCGGCGCCTACACCACCTCCACCCGCGGGACGAGCCTCGCCGAGGAGGGGTTCATCCACGCCGCCCGCGCCGAGCAGTGGGAGGCGGTGCACGCGGCGTACTACGCCGACGCCACCGAGCCGCTCGTGCTGCTCGAGATCGACACCGACCTGCTCGACGTACCGGTCGTCGAGGAGCCGCCGACGCCCGGGGCGACGGAGACCTTCCCGCACGTGTACGGCGCGCTCCCGCCCGCCGCCGTCGTCGCGGTCCGCGCGATCTGA
- a CDS encoding ATP-binding protein has product MHRPELDSGLFRELLDAAPDPTVIVDADGTIVLVNRQVERVLGHRREELVGQPVEVLVPMRFRARHPQRREDFLRHPSTRPMSSSLQLCAVHRDGREVPVEISLSPLETASGLLVSAALRDITERRRMEAEADRMRDELIATVSHELRTPLTSVIGCSELLADLPEEEVGARARRLVEIIRRNAARELRLVDDLLTVAFLDGERLRVQCAPTDLAAVAGHVASDQAPAARAAGVELLLEAAQLSAVSGDHDRLVQVLENLLTNAVKFTPAGGRVTVRVCERGGDPVLEVSDTGVGVEPEEVPRLFERLYRTPGAVATQAPGAGLGLSIVQKLVAAHDGTVTVESERGRGTTVRVRLRYAGPDASPAGPA; this is encoded by the coding sequence GTGCATCGGCCCGAGCTCGACAGTGGCCTGTTCCGGGAGCTGCTCGACGCGGCCCCCGACCCGACGGTGATCGTCGACGCGGACGGCACGATCGTGCTTGTGAACCGGCAGGTCGAGCGGGTGCTCGGCCATCGTCGTGAGGAGCTGGTCGGGCAGCCGGTCGAGGTGCTCGTGCCGATGCGCTTCCGGGCGAGGCACCCGCAGCGGCGCGAGGACTTCCTGCGCCATCCGAGCACGCGCCCGATGAGCTCCTCGCTCCAGCTGTGCGCCGTGCACCGCGACGGCCGTGAGGTGCCGGTCGAGATCTCGCTGTCGCCGCTGGAGACCGCGAGCGGCCTGCTGGTGTCGGCGGCACTGCGCGACATCACCGAGCGGCGCCGCATGGAGGCCGAGGCCGACCGGATGCGCGATGAGCTGATCGCGACCGTCTCCCACGAGCTGCGCACGCCGCTGACCTCGGTCATCGGCTGCTCCGAGCTGCTGGCCGACCTCCCCGAGGAGGAGGTGGGTGCGCGGGCCCGCCGGCTGGTCGAGATCATCCGGCGCAACGCGGCACGAGAGCTGCGGCTGGTCGACGACCTGCTCACGGTGGCGTTCCTCGACGGGGAGCGGCTGCGCGTGCAGTGCGCCCCGACGGACCTGGCGGCGGTCGCCGGGCACGTGGCGAGCGACCAGGCCCCCGCGGCCCGCGCGGCCGGCGTCGAGCTGCTGCTCGAGGCCGCGCAGCTCTCGGCGGTCTCCGGCGACCACGACCGGCTGGTGCAGGTGCTGGAGAACCTGCTGACGAACGCCGTGAAGTTCACCCCGGCCGGCGGCCGGGTCACGGTACGGGTGTGCGAGCGCGGCGGCGACCCGGTGCTCGAGGTGAGCGACACCGGCGTCGGCGTGGAGCCGGAGGAGGTGCCGCGGCTGTTCGAGCGGCTCTACCGCACCCCGGGCGCGGTCGCCACCCAGGCGCCGGGCGCCGGCCTCGGGCTCTCGATCGTGCAGAAGCTGGTGGCCGCCCACGACGGGACCGTCACCGTGGAGAGCGAGCGGGGCCGCGGGACCACCGTCCGGGTCCGGCTGCGCTACGCCGGTCCCGACGCCAGCCCGGCCGGTCCGGCCTGA
- a CDS encoding NAD(P)/FAD-dependent oxidoreductase, translated as MSRVIVVGAGVVGLTSAVRLLEAGHRVDVVARDLPLETTSAIAAALWYPYRALPQERVTAWAARSREVLAALAAADPDAGVRLRRGTEVLAEAAGPPWWAGAVPVLEAPRVLPPGYAGGWSFVAPVVDMPVHLRWLAARVEALGGTLTRLNLAALPDGADLVVDCAGIGTRLLAADRSVEPVRGQVVHLEQVGLEEWWLDAAGPTYVVPREREIIVGGTDEEGVWSRTPDPDVADSILRRATALVPQIAGARVLRHRVGLRPVRPTVRLERVGRVIHCYGHGGAGVTLAWGCAEEVAGLAAG; from the coding sequence GTGAGCAGGGTGATCGTGGTCGGGGCCGGCGTGGTCGGCCTGACATCGGCGGTGCGGCTGCTCGAGGCTGGCCACCGCGTCGACGTGGTCGCGCGCGACCTGCCGCTGGAGACGACCTCGGCGATCGCCGCGGCGCTCTGGTACCCCTACCGCGCCCTGCCCCAGGAGCGGGTCACCGCCTGGGCGGCGCGCTCGCGCGAGGTGCTCGCGGCGCTGGCCGCGGCCGACCCGGACGCCGGGGTGCGCCTGCGGCGGGGCACCGAGGTGCTGGCCGAGGCAGCCGGGCCGCCGTGGTGGGCCGGCGCCGTACCGGTGCTGGAGGCCCCGCGCGTCCTGCCGCCCGGGTACGCCGGCGGCTGGTCGTTCGTGGCGCCCGTGGTCGACATGCCGGTGCACCTGCGCTGGCTCGCCGCACGCGTCGAGGCGCTCGGCGGCACCCTCACCCGGCTCAACCTCGCCGCCCTTCCCGACGGCGCCGACCTGGTGGTCGACTGTGCCGGCATCGGCACCCGGCTGCTCGCCGCCGACAGGTCGGTCGAGCCGGTGCGCGGGCAGGTCGTCCACCTCGAGCAGGTCGGGCTCGAGGAGTGGTGGCTCGACGCCGCCGGGCCGACGTACGTCGTGCCGCGCGAGCGGGAGATCATCGTCGGCGGGACCGACGAGGAGGGCGTCTGGAGCCGTACGCCGGACCCCGACGTCGCGGACTCGATCCTGCGCCGTGCCACCGCGCTCGTGCCACAGATCGCCGGCGCGCGGGTGCTGCGCCACCGCGTCGGGCTGCGTCCGGTACGCCCCACCGTGCGCCTGGAGCGGGTCGGGCGGGTGATCCACTGCTACGGCCACGGCGGGGCAGGAGTGACGCTCGCGTGGGGCTGCGCCGAGGAGGTCGCCGGGCTCGCCGCCGGGTGA
- a CDS encoding ferritin has translation MVAPRFAEQLNVQIGNEFAAHNQYLACAVHYDALTMPRMAAFFYAQALEERDHAMMMVQYLLDTDADVVIPGAEAPVAHFEDVVAPIRLALEQEKRVTEQINDLLRVAREESDFASEQFMQWFIKEQVEEVATMSDLLAVAIRNRDDVEDLEDYVAREQGGGDSDPTAPRIAGA, from the coding sequence ATGGTCGCCCCCCGTTTCGCCGAGCAGCTCAACGTCCAGATCGGCAACGAGTTCGCCGCCCACAACCAGTACCTCGCCTGCGCGGTGCACTACGACGCGCTGACGATGCCGCGCATGGCGGCGTTCTTCTACGCCCAGGCGCTCGAGGAGCGCGACCACGCGATGATGATGGTGCAGTACCTCCTCGACACCGACGCCGACGTCGTGATCCCGGGCGCGGAGGCGCCGGTCGCGCACTTCGAGGACGTCGTCGCACCGATCCGCCTGGCCCTGGAGCAGGAGAAGCGGGTCACCGAGCAGATCAACGACCTGCTGCGCGTGGCGCGCGAGGAGAGCGACTTCGCCTCCGAGCAGTTCATGCAGTGGTTCATCAAGGAGCAGGTCGAGGAGGTCGCGACGATGTCGGACCTGCTGGCCGTGGCGATCCGCAACCGCGACGACGTCGAGGACCTCGAGGACTACGTCGCGCGCGAGCAGGGCGGCGGCGACAGCGACCCGACCGCGCCGCGCATCGCCGGCGCCTGA